Within the Candidatus Ruthia endofausta genome, the region TCACAGCATCCATCAAGCTCTGAAAACGTCAAAAAATTTACTTCAAGCCACTCAAAAAGCCGTTCAAACCTTTGAAGGGGCTTATGGTTTAGGGGTAATATCGTCAGAGTACCCAGGGCATATCGTTGTTGCTAGAAGTGGCTCGCCACTCATTATAGGCATCAGTGATGAAAGTAATTTTATTGCCTCAGATCAGGTGGCTTTACTGGATATTACTAAGAAATTTATTTTTTTGGAAGAAGGGGATATTGCCGATATTACGCTTAATTCAATTACTATTTACAACAAAGATGGCAAGCAAGTTAATAGAGCCATTAAAACCTCAAATCTTAACAGTAAACAAATTGACCTAGGTGATTATAAACATTACATGCAAAAAGAGATTTTTGAGCAACCGCAAGCAATTCGTGACACACTAGAATCACGAATTACCAAAGACGCTGTATTGCTTTCTGCCTTTGGGAATTGTGCTGAAAATATTTTCACAAATACAAAACATATTCAAATTATTGCTTGTGGCACTAGTTATAATGCAGGCTTAGTCGCTAAATACTGGCTTGAAGACATTGCAAAAATGCCAACTAATATTGAAGTGGCTAGTGAGTATCGCTACCGTAATCCGATTGTGCTTGATAACACCCTATTAATTACTATTTCTCAAAGCGGGGAAACTGCTGATACTTTAGAAGCGCTAAGATCTGTCAAAAAGCATCACAAGAATACTCACACATTAACCATTTGCAATTGTGCAGAATCTTCCCTGACACGTGAATCTGAACTGACCTTGTTAACTCACGCTGGCCCTGAAATTAGCGTAGCCTCTACTAAAGCCTTCACCACACAATTGGTGTCTTTAGCATTGTTGTCAGTCGCCATTGGGAAATGCCATAAACAGGTGGACAAACAACAAGAAGCCTCTATTGTAGATGGTTTAAATCGCTTGTCAGGTTTGATTAAAAAAACACTCGAACAAGAAAGTCAAATTATTGAACTCGCACAATCTTTTAAAGACAAGTTTAATGCTATTTTCTTAGGAAGAGGTACAATGCATGCTATTGCCATGGAGGGTGCGCTTAAATTTAAAGAAATTAGCTATATTCATTCAGAAGCCTTTCCAGCAGGTGAACTCAAGCATGGCCCTATTGCTTTGATTGATAAAGATACACCTGTTATTGCAATTGCGCCTAATGATCAACTATTGGATAAACTCAAATCAAACCTGCAAGAAGTTAAATCTCGTGGCTCACAGATGATTGTTTTTGAAGATGAAATGTCTAACGTACCACCAATGCAAAATATGACTGTCATGTCAATCACGCATAATCTTGGTAGAATTACAGCGCCCATTATTTTTACCATTCCTTTGCAATTACTCAGTTATCACGTGGCACTAATTAAGGGGACTGATGTTGATAAACCTCGCAATTTGGCTAAATCAGTCACCGTAGAATAAAATAATATTATGATTAACACACTAGGCTTTGATTCTGATTTTGACCCTTCTCTTTTAGGTCGAATTATCAATGAAAAAAAAGAGATTGGCTATTACAATTTACCCAATCAAGATACTACTTATATTGATAACTACTTAAAACAATTAGACAATCAACAAAATTTAGATAGTATTAGTGATGTTGTTGTTATCGGCATTGGCGGATCAAGCTTAGGTGCTAAAGCGGTTTATCATTTTATTAAACCCATCAGACAATTAAAACGAAACTTGCATTTTATGGATAGCACCGATCCTGTTACTATTGCCAATATTTGCAATAGTCTAAACATCGGCTCAACACATTTTATTGTTATTTCTAAATCAGGTTCAACCATTGAAACAATTGCGGCTTATAAGCACATTCTTGCAACCACTAAAAGCGCTCAACTTTCGTATTTTCCCTTTACATTTATTACTGACCAAGGCTCACTACTAGCGCAACATGTTCAAAAAGTTGGCGGCTTCATTATTAATATCCAACAAAATATTGGCGGTAGATTTTCACTCCTAAGCAGTGCAGGTATCATTCCATTGGCATTAACAGGGATAAAAATTGATTGCTTGCTAAAAGGCGCTGCAAAGATTAAAGATAGTTTTTTTAATCAAGGCTACATGCAAAATATTTTGCTCAAAAAAGCAACTTTTTATGCAAAAAACTCTTCAAACTATAATATTAATGCTTTATTTTCTTACACTGATTCACTGAAATATTTTAATGATTGGTACGTGCAATTATGGGGGGAAAGCTTAGGGAAAAAACAAAAAAACTCAGCTTTTAATGTGGGGTTAACCCCTATTGGACTAACCGGACCAAAAGATCAGCACTCTTTTTTGCAATTATTATCCGAAGGAACACGAGATAAAAGTGTTACCTTTATTAAACTTAAAACTTTTGATAATCATCAAAAAATACCTGACATTACTTTGGAAAAATTAGAAACGCTAGACCTAATTAATCAAGTTGAATTTTCAACCTTAATTAATATGCAAGCTGATGCCATTATAGAATCTTTAAAAGAACACACAAGAATCCCGCTTGATGAAATTATCTTGCAAAAACAAGATGAATTCAGTATCGGTCAACTTATTTATTACTATGAATTACTAACATCACTCGTTGGAGACTTACTCAATATTAATACTTATAACCAGCCAGGTGTAGAATCTGGCAAAAACATCCTCCTTAAAAAATTACAACAATTATGATTAAAAAATGTCTTTTCCCAGCAGCAGGCTTTGGCACTAGATTTTTGCCCGCTACAAAAGCAGTACCTAAAGAAATGCTACCTATTCTGACCAAACCATTGTTACAATACGCTGTAGAGGAAGCGCTTGATGCTGGCATGAGTAATATGGCCATCGTCACCGGCAAAGGTAAACGAGCCATTGAAGACCATTTTGACCGAGCTTTAGAGCTAGAAACGAAAATTCAAGGCACGCAAAAAGAAGTGCTACTAAAAGAAATCAATGCTGTTTGCAACAATGCCACTTTTACTTACGTTAGACAAAAACAAATGCTAGGATTGGGGCATGCAATTCTCACCGGTGAAGCATTAATTGGTAATGAGCCATTTGCTGTTCATTTAGCTGATGATTTGTGCACATCAGAAAACGATAGCGTACTGACTCAAATAATTCAAGTGTACAACAAATATCAATGCTCGATCGTAGCTATCGAAGAAGTACCTACGGATCAAACTCACAAGTATGGCCTGATTGCTGGTGATTTAGTTGATAATACTAATGATACATATCGTGTTACTGATATGATTGAAAAACCAGCGCCAAAAGATACACCCACCAATATGGCCATCATAGGTCGTTATATCTTAACACCAGATATTTTTAATATCCTCAAACAAACCAAACCGGATAAAGGTGGTGAAATTCAAATCACTGACGCATTACTCACCCAAGCAAAACAAGGTCGCGTGATTGCTTATAAATTTAAAGGTAAATGGTTTGATTGCGGTAGTATTCAGGGCTACCTTGAAGCAACAAACTACTTTGCCAAACAACAAGGTATTATTTAAAACTTTTGCATATTCTTGAAACGCTGCTCGTTCCTTTGGGTGTGTCTTAAAAACGTTTCATTTAACCATTGAATAACAAATCACTAATGTCACACTGTGGCTTAAAGTCTGGCACAAGTTGTATCAATAATGAGCGTAGTTTATCTTGGTCATAATTAGTAATAGCAAGCTCCATACTGGCTAACACCAACTTTAATTCATCCCAAGAAAGCATATTGTCTTGGGCTTTCATAATCATTGAATGATTAGTGCCTAATGCATTATCATCAATCAATAACTCTTCAAAAATCTTTTTCCCTGAACGAAGATCTGTGATTTCAATCTCAATATCTCCGTTTAAATTAGTACTGTCTTTAAGCTCTAATCCAGTTAAATGAATCATCTTTAAAACTAGATCATAAATTCTAACAGGCTTGCCCATATCAAGCACAAATACATCATCACTAGAACCCATAGCGCCTGCTTGAATAACCAATGCCACTGCTTCAGGTATGGTCCATAAAATAACGAATAATTTTCTTATCAGTGACCGTTACTAGCCCACCTGCTTTAATTTGTTTTTTAAACAAAGGAATCACTAAGCCAGTAAAATCTAACACATTGCCAAATCTCACCATATTAAATCTTGTACCGTTTGATGACTTTGATAGTGCTTGCAATACCATTTCAGCACTACGTTTAGTAGCGCCCATAGGCATTTGTTGGGCGAACAGCTTCATCGGTGAATATTAGTACAAACGTTTCAACCTTGCTACTAATAGTAGCTTGTGCGCAACTGAGCGTACCAAAAATGTTGTTCATCACAACACCTTCAGTAGTGATTAGATTCTACCATAGGTACGTGCTTATAAGCTGCTGCATGATAAATTGTCTACACCTTGAATTGCTTACACACTCTTTCTATTCTATCTTGATTAACCACCGAACCCAATATTGGAAACACCTTAGTGCTATCCTTCAATTCTTTGTCAATGATACAAAGTTCCAATTCACTTTGTTCAAATAATATTAACTTGGACGCACTGAGACTAATAACTTCTCTACACGGCTCTGAACCAATTGATTCATCAG harbors:
- the glmS gene encoding glutamine--fructose-6-phosphate transaminase (isomerizing) translates to MCGIIGGICKGNITPILLSGLKRLEYRGYDSAGIVVLSNDNKLSRARAVGKVVNLETDIQKQSPKIQGGAGIAHTRWATHGEPSTQNAHPHICFDTVSVVHNGIIENFLKLKQEQKAQGYAFTSDTDTEVIVHSIHQALKTSKNLLQATQKAVQTFEGAYGLGVISSEYPGHIVVARSGSPLIIGISDESNFIASDQVALLDITKKFIFLEEGDIADITLNSITIYNKDGKQVNRAIKTSNLNSKQIDLGDYKHYMQKEIFEQPQAIRDTLESRITKDAVLLSAFGNCAENIFTNTKHIQIIACGTSYNAGLVAKYWLEDIAKMPTNIEVASEYRYRNPIVLDNTLLITISQSGETADTLEALRSVKKHHKNTHTLTICNCAESSLTRESELTLLTHAGPEISVASTKAFTTQLVSLALLSVAIGKCHKQVDKQQEASIVDGLNRLSGLIKKTLEQESQIIELAQSFKDKFNAIFLGRGTMHAIAMEGALKFKEISYIHSEAFPAGELKHGPIALIDKDTPVIAIAPNDQLLDKLKSNLQEVKSRGSQMIVFEDEMSNVPPMQNMTVMSITHNLGRITAPIIFTIPLQLLSYHVALIKGTDVDKPRNLAKSVTVE
- a CDS encoding glucose-6-phosphate isomerase produces the protein MINTLGFDSDFDPSLLGRIINEKKEIGYYNLPNQDTTYIDNYLKQLDNQQNLDSISDVVVIGIGGSSLGAKAVYHFIKPIRQLKRNLHFMDSTDPVTIANICNSLNIGSTHFIVISKSGSTIETIAAYKHILATTKSAQLSYFPFTFITDQGSLLAQHVQKVGGFIINIQQNIGGRFSLLSSAGIIPLALTGIKIDCLLKGAAKIKDSFFNQGYMQNILLKKATFYAKNSSNYNINALFSYTDSLKYFNDWYVQLWGESLGKKQKNSAFNVGLTPIGLTGPKDQHSFLQLLSEGTRDKSVTFIKLKTFDNHQKIPDITLEKLETLDLINQVEFSTLINMQADAIIESLKEHTRIPLDEIILQKQDEFSIGQLIYYYELLTSLVGDLLNINTYNQPGVESGKNILLKKLQQL
- the galU gene encoding UTP--glucose-1-phosphate uridylyltransferase GalU; the encoded protein is MIKKCLFPAAGFGTRFLPATKAVPKEMLPILTKPLLQYAVEEALDAGMSNMAIVTGKGKRAIEDHFDRALELETKIQGTQKEVLLKEINAVCNNATFTYVRQKQMLGLGHAILTGEALIGNEPFAVHLADDLCTSENDSVLTQIIQVYNKYQCSIVAIEEVPTDQTHKYGLIAGDLVDNTNDTYRVTDMIEKPAPKDTPTNMAIIGRYILTPDIFNILKQTKPDKGGEIQITDALLTQAKQGRVIAYKFKGKWFDCGSIQGYLEATNYFAKQQGII
- a CDS encoding polysaccharide biosynthesis protein, whose protein sequence is MALVIQAGAMGSSDDVFVLDMGKPVRIYDLVLKMIHLTGLELKDSTNLNGDIEIEITDLRSGKKIFEELLIDDNALGTNHSMIMKAQDNMLSWDELKLVLASMELAITNYDQDKLRSLLIQLVPDFKPQCDISDLLFNG
- a CDS encoding polysaccharide biosynthesis protein is translated as MGATKRSAEMVLQALSKSSNGTRFNMVRFGNVLDFTGLVIPLFKKQIKAGGLVTVTDKKIIRYFMDHT
- a CDS encoding polysaccharide biosynthesis protein: MNNIFGTLSCAQATISSKVETFVLIFTDEAVRPTNAYGRY
- a CDS encoding polysaccharide biosynthesis protein, giving the protein MSALAQSKVKVDYLRDVSIGDLLSRKPVRLNQSLLEVNIKNKVVMITGADESIGSEPCREVISLSASKLILFEQSELELCIIDKELKDSTKVFPILGSVVNQDRIERVCKQFKV